In Chloroflexota bacterium, the following are encoded in one genomic region:
- a CDS encoding isoprenylcysteine carboxylmethyltransferase family protein, with amino-acid sequence MGSEQPRRQPEESNERIYVGVKPGVIVLYLVALVVTTALLVWFLYLDQRPWYGNWPAVILSVTFFSLFVVGFLVALPRRDWRQTALGPAFLIALFTEMFGIPFTIYLLSSVFGFSIGLDGSEGHLWAVALDWLGWVRLSVGVPMLKWGGSAVVLTGLVLMGWGWWRVYRARGALVTDGLYRHVRHPQYVGFVLVMAGFLIQWPTLITLLMFPVLLAAYIRLAANEDVYLERTHGDAFRSYRKNVPGWLPRLR; translated from the coding sequence TTGGGATCCGAACAACCACGTCGGCAACCTGAAGAGTCGAACGAGCGCATTTACGTGGGCGTAAAGCCCGGAGTGATCGTGCTCTACCTCGTGGCGCTGGTGGTGACAACGGCGCTGCTCGTGTGGTTTCTCTACCTCGATCAGCGGCCGTGGTACGGCAACTGGCCGGCGGTCATCCTGTCAGTTACCTTCTTCTCTCTCTTTGTCGTGGGGTTTCTCGTGGCACTGCCGCGTCGCGACTGGCGGCAGACGGCGCTGGGGCCTGCGTTTCTCATCGCGCTCTTTACCGAGATGTTCGGCATTCCTTTTACCATCTACTTGCTGAGCAGCGTCTTTGGCTTCTCTATCGGGTTGGACGGCAGCGAAGGTCACCTCTGGGCCGTGGCCCTGGACTGGCTGGGCTGGGTACGGTTGAGCGTGGGTGTGCCCATGCTGAAATGGGGCGGCAGTGCCGTCGTCTTGACCGGGCTCGTTCTCATGGGATGGGGTTGGTGGCGCGTGTACCGCGCTCGCGGCGCGTTGGTGACCGATGGCCTATACCGCCACGTACGCCACCCGCAATACGTGGGGTTTGTGCTGGTCATGGCCGGCTTTCTCATCCAATGGCCGACGCTCATCACGCTGCTGATGTTCCCGGTGCTGCTTGCGGCCTATATCCGCTTAGCGGCGAATGAAGACGTTTACCTGGAACGTACCCACGGTGACGCCTTTCGCAGCTACAGGAAGAACGTGCCCGGCTGGCTGCCGCGCTTGCGGTGA
- a CDS encoding DUF192 domain-containing protein: protein MATRVASDEQVPLAFEDELCVNEARIRVQVADTPSERAAGLSGYAGLPEDAGMLFVLPEPQQPTFWMKGMLFALDIIWIRDGTVVQIHASVPPQPPDTPDDQLPRYRPDEPITHVLELNAGSAERFGITIGSRIASCADETPTPQDAG from the coding sequence ATGGCCACGCGCGTCGCGTCAGATGAGCAGGTGCCGCTGGCGTTCGAGGATGAACTGTGCGTCAACGAGGCGCGCATCCGTGTGCAGGTCGCCGATACGCCGTCAGAGCGGGCGGCCGGGCTGAGCGGCTATGCCGGACTGCCGGAAGACGCCGGCATGTTGTTCGTCTTACCAGAGCCGCAACAGCCGACGTTCTGGATGAAGGGCATGCTGTTTGCTCTAGACATAATCTGGATACGCGACGGTACCGTGGTGCAGATACATGCCTCTGTCCCACCCCAGCCGCCAGACACGCCGGACGACCAACTGCCGCGCTACCGTCCCGATGAACCAATCACCCACGTGTTGGAACTGAACGCCGGCTCGGCAGAACGTTTTGGCATCACCATCGGCAGCCGCATAGCGTCGTGCGCCGACGAGACCCCCACACCGCAAGACGCTGGTTGA
- a CDS encoding DUF1640 domain-containing protein yields MALFDTHKAVKTLTGAGFSENQAEALIDAVSEARGDAATNDDLQASEQALRADLQASEQALRADLQASEQALRADLQTLRADLQASDQAIRADMQVMEERLRKHIAEQLGKQTFQLLVAISALAGVVSGIVIAVLKLFP; encoded by the coding sequence ATGGCATTGTTCGACACCCACAAAGCGGTAAAGACGCTGACGGGCGCGGGCTTCAGTGAGAATCAAGCAGAAGCCCTGATCGATGCTGTTAGCGAAGCGCGCGGGGACGCGGCGACCAATGATGACCTGCAAGCCTCGGAACAGGCTCTCAGAGCCGACCTGCAAGCCTCGGAACAGGCTCTCAGAGCCGACCTGCAAGCCTCGGAACAGGCTCTCAGAGCCGACCTGCAAACCCTCAGAGCCGACCTGCAAGCTTCGGATCAGGCCATTCGGGCGGATATGCAGGTGATGGAAGAGCGGCTGAGAAAGCACATTGCGGAGCAACTGGGGAAGCAGACGTTCCAGCTTCTTGTGGCGATTTCCGCGCTTGCCGGCGTGGTGTCCGGCATTGTGATAGCTGTGCTGAAGCTGTTCCCGTAA
- a CDS encoding cob(I)yrinic acid a,c-diamide adenosyltransferase: protein MPIYTGGGDDGTTSLFGGERVQKHALRMDLIGTIDELSAVLGVAIVHLPSAQAEFSGLLQRIQSELFIMGADVATPQEPRAYTIPRITPAHGKALETAIDAADAQLPPLTDFVLPGGTPAAAALHLARAVCRRAERIAVALAQEEDLSKPILIYLNRLSDLLFTLARLANHQAGVEDVLSKSADPMA from the coding sequence ATGCCCATCTACACCGGCGGCGGTGACGACGGCACCACATCCCTCTTTGGCGGCGAGCGTGTGCAAAAACACGCGCTGCGCATGGATCTCATCGGCACCATCGACGAACTCAGCGCCGTGCTGGGAGTGGCGATAGTACACCTGCCGAGTGCACAGGCCGAGTTTTCCGGCCTGCTCCAGCGCATCCAGAGCGAGCTCTTCATCATGGGCGCGGACGTCGCCACGCCGCAGGAGCCACGGGCCTACACCATCCCCCGCATCACACCGGCACATGGGAAAGCCTTAGAAACAGCCATCGATGCAGCGGACGCGCAACTCCCTCCCTTGACTGACTTCGTGCTCCCGGGCGGCACGCCCGCAGCCGCCGCGCTCCACTTGGCCCGCGCCGTCTGCCGCCGCGCCGAACGGATCGCTGTGGCTCTGGCCCAAGAAGAAGACCTCTCCAAACCCATTCTGATCTACCTCAATCGCCTCTCCGACCTGCTCTTCACCCTCGCCCGCCTCGCCAACCACCAAGCCGGTGTCGAGGACGTGCTGTCCAAGAGTGCCGATCCTATGGCATAG
- a CDS encoding fructose-bisphosphate aldolase — protein MTKQRVTLDDLELSPGKYVRLQRLLYGYGPGNGTMMLLPVDHGMEHGPVDFFDNPDALDPDYIWRLAVEGGFSGVALQYGNALKYMRPYAGRVPLVVKLNGKTNIPPDDDPLNPLNATVEDAVRIGADAIGYTLYMGSSRQDEDFAQWRQVRQDADRFGMPTIMWAYPRGQHMEAKGGRDSFYAIDYAARVACELGADVVKINIPKIDLERDKLSPAPYNTMEVTPDEALAKAVQSAGKTLVLISGSSRASDEEALAKARLAVQSGATGFIFGRNCFQRPWDEGLALVHRMRDMLRAATTE, from the coding sequence ATGACAAAGCAGCGGGTCACGCTGGACGACCTAGAGCTAAGTCCTGGAAAGTACGTGCGCCTGCAGCGCCTGCTCTACGGCTACGGTCCCGGCAACGGCACCATGATGCTCCTGCCGGTAGACCACGGCATGGAGCACGGGCCGGTGGACTTCTTCGACAATCCGGATGCGCTCGATCCCGACTACATCTGGCGGCTGGCGGTGGAAGGCGGGTTCTCGGGCGTGGCCTTGCAGTACGGCAACGCATTGAAGTACATGCGTCCATATGCCGGTCGGGTGCCGTTGGTGGTGAAACTCAACGGCAAGACTAACATTCCGCCCGACGATGACCCGCTCAATCCGCTCAATGCCACGGTCGAAGATGCCGTGCGCATCGGCGCTGACGCCATTGGCTACACCCTCTACATGGGCTCGTCGCGCCAGGATGAGGACTTCGCCCAGTGGCGGCAGGTGCGGCAGGACGCCGACCGCTTCGGCATGCCGACCATCATGTGGGCGTATCCCCGCGGCCAGCACATGGAGGCCAAAGGCGGCCGCGACAGCTTCTACGCCATCGATTACGCGGCGCGCGTGGCGTGCGAGCTTGGCGCGGACGTGGTGAAGATCAACATTCCCAAGATAGATCTTGAAAGGGACAAACTCTCACCTGCTCCCTACAACACGATGGAAGTCACGCCCGACGAGGCGCTGGCCAAGGCGGTGCAGTCGGCGGGAAAGACACTGGTGCTGATCTCAGGCAGCTCGCGCGCCAGTGATGAGGAAGCCTTGGCAAAGGCCCGCCTCGCCGTGCAGTCCGGTGCTACCGGCTTCATTTTCGGCCGCAATTGCTTCCAACGGCCGTGGGACGAGGGACTCGCCCTGGTGCATCGCATGCGCGACATGCTGCGCGCAGCCACGACGGAATAA
- a CDS encoding PHP domain-containing protein produces MPGIDLHLHTTASDGAFAPADLVGMAHEAGLDCIAITDHDSTDGVAAAQEAGQNCGVRVIAGIEFNTMWHGQSVHILGYFVDTEHPELQAVVARQRDGRLYRAQKIVEKLAALDMPLVWEDILADADGGAVGRPHIAKAMLAQGYVNDANEAFDKFLGHGMPAYVEQPKLTPVEAVALLHRAGAAAGLAHPFNVEGADQVDLDKLVPELAEAGLDAIETYYTGYEAEQRADILNMAARFDLIPTGGSDFHGGGILTQAELGAVSVPAESLARLEAAVRQHATL; encoded by the coding sequence ATGCCCGGCATTGATCTCCACCTGCACACTACCGCCTCCGACGGCGCGTTCGCGCCTGCTGATCTCGTGGGCATGGCGCATGAAGCCGGGCTCGACTGCATCGCCATCACCGACCACGACAGCACTGATGGCGTCGCCGCCGCGCAGGAGGCCGGACAGAATTGCGGCGTGCGCGTGATCGCGGGGATAGAGTTTAACACCATGTGGCACGGCCAGTCCGTGCACATTCTCGGCTATTTCGTGGACACGGAGCACCCGGAGTTGCAGGCAGTCGTTGCCCGGCAACGCGACGGGCGGCTCTACCGCGCGCAGAAAATAGTTGAAAAACTGGCCGCGCTCGATATGCCGCTCGTATGGGAAGACATCCTCGCAGATGCGGACGGGGGCGCCGTGGGACGCCCACACATAGCCAAAGCCATGCTCGCTCAGGGCTACGTGAACGATGCTAACGAAGCCTTTGACAAATTTCTTGGACACGGCATGCCGGCCTACGTGGAGCAACCGAAGCTCACGCCGGTTGAAGCCGTCGCGCTCCTGCACCGCGCCGGGGCCGCCGCCGGGCTAGCGCATCCGTTTAACGTGGAAGGGGCGGACCAGGTGGACTTGGATAAACTCGTACCCGAGCTTGCAGAGGCCGGCCTCGACGCCATCGAAACGTACTACACCGGATATGAGGCGGAGCAGCGTGCCGACATCCTGAACATGGCGGCGCGCTTCGACTTGATCCCCACCGGCGGCAGCGACTTTCACGGCGGCGGCATTCTAACCCAAGCGGAATTGGGCGCTGTTAGCGTGCCTGCAGAGTCTCTGGCGCGGTTGGAAGCAGCAGTGAGGCAACACGCAACGCTCTAA
- a CDS encoding class I SAM-dependent methyltransferase, whose amino-acid sequence MSVFWEERYAAEGAIWGDRPSKSVERAHALFRQHGSQTLLIPGSGYGRNAQFFADTGYDVTGIEVSETALAIAQSQSPGSRYIHASVLDDVLTGKTFDAIYCFNVLHLFLAAERRDMIRRCQRWLRPGGLAFFVVFSEKEATYGKGKAVEPETFETRPGRPAHYFTDADLRAHFADYMILETDLIADPEDHSPEGSHVHELRYICGMKPQ is encoded by the coding sequence ATGTCGGTGTTTTGGGAGGAGCGTTACGCTGCTGAAGGCGCCATTTGGGGTGACCGGCCTAGTAAGTCGGTAGAGCGTGCCCACGCGCTTTTTAGGCAGCATGGCAGCCAAACCCTTCTGATCCCCGGTAGCGGCTATGGGCGTAACGCCCAATTCTTCGCGGACACTGGCTATGACGTGACGGGCATTGAGGTATCCGAGACCGCCCTCGCTATCGCACAGTCCCAAAGTCCCGGCAGCCGCTACATTCACGCCTCCGTTTTGGATGATGTCCTGACTGGCAAGACTTTTGACGCCATTTACTGCTTCAACGTCCTCCACCTCTTTCTGGCTGCGGAACGGCGAGATATGATCCGCCGCTGCCAGCGCTGGTTGCGTCCGGGAGGCTTGGCTTTCTTTGTGGTCTTCTCAGAGAAAGAGGCAACGTACGGAAAAGGCAAAGCAGTCGAACCGGAGACTTTCGAGACCCGTCCCGGACGGCCCGCGCACTATTTCACCGACGCCGATCTCCGTGCGCACTTTGCCGATTACATGATCCTCGAAACTGATTTGATTGCGGACCCGGAAGACCACAGCCCGGAAGGTTCGCATGTGCACGAACTGCGCTACATTTGTGGTATGAAGCCGCAGTAG
- a CDS encoding GDSL-type esterase/lipase family protein: MRWYTGEELLPFLRGAPFVDVANGRVRVARLDPADSLSYPVGAWQHALSTAGVRLVFSTSAASVTLRAWDSGHQPEEEGLTSLWRDDAPVATHSQRNPGGEVRAEFPLPREGSQAYALYLPYVTRLEPIALGVTDGAKLSPVVPAPYVWAAYGDSITQGRTATDPGLTYVAQAARLAGVEPLNLGFRGWARGEPAAAKLLADMEFDVLSLLMGVNVRVSSWLDAAAWRETFRNFIDLVRIGHPTTPILVISILSCHGDFTDTTPDARGVTVTALREAEHEVVAERIAAGDMHIRLIDGSCIIGPNDAALVPDGTHPNDTGMHRIAAHIAPVLREMLGL, translated from the coding sequence ATGCGCTGGTATACCGGTGAAGAACTGCTCCCCTTTCTGCGCGGCGCGCCGTTCGTGGACGTGGCCAACGGGCGGGTGAGAGTCGCGCGACTGGATCCGGCGGATTCCCTCAGCTATCCTGTGGGCGCGTGGCAGCATGCTCTCTCCACGGCCGGCGTGCGTCTCGTCTTTTCCACTTCCGCAGCGAGTGTCACGCTCCGCGCCTGGGATTCCGGCCATCAGCCGGAGGAAGAGGGCCTCACCAGCCTTTGGCGGGACGACGCGCCTGTTGCCACCCACAGTCAACGCAATCCGGGCGGCGAGGTACGCGCCGAGTTTCCGCTGCCAAGAGAGGGGTCACAGGCGTATGCCCTTTACTTGCCCTACGTTACCCGCCTTGAACCGATCGCGCTCGGTGTGACGGACGGTGCGAAGCTCTCTCCCGTTGTTCCCGCGCCATACGTCTGGGCCGCCTACGGAGACTCAATTACGCAAGGCCGCACGGCGACCGACCCGGGCCTTACGTACGTGGCGCAGGCGGCGCGTCTGGCGGGAGTCGAGCCTCTCAATCTCGGCTTTCGCGGTTGGGCGCGGGGCGAACCGGCGGCGGCAAAGCTGCTCGCCGACATGGAATTCGACGTGCTTAGCTTGCTCATGGGCGTGAACGTGCGCGTTTCGTCCTGGCTCGACGCCGCTGCCTGGCGCGAGACCTTCCGCAACTTCATCGACCTCGTGCGGATTGGGCATCCAACCACGCCGATCCTGGTCATCAGTATCCTTAGTTGCCACGGCGACTTCACGGATACGACGCCCGACGCGCGGGGGGTCACAGTGACCGCGCTTCGTGAGGCAGAGCACGAGGTGGTCGCCGAGCGCATCGCGGCGGGCGATATGCACATCCGCCTCATCGATGGCTCCTGCATCATCGGTCCCAACGATGCGGCCCTTGTTCCCGACGGCACGCACCCCAACGACACCGGCATGCACCGCATCGCCGCGCATATCGCTCCTGTGCTGCGCGAAATGCTGGGGCTGTAG
- the argJ gene encoding bifunctional glutamate N-acetyltransferase/amino-acid acetyltransferase ArgJ produces MAEELAEGLVAGGATRPAGFLADGVFCGIKEYDASLEKRDVGCLVSERPATVAGVYTKNKVKAAPVLLDQERMQRGTTRGIVYCSGNANACTGDQGMANAREMTALLAAQVGVDAEDILVCSTGLIGHQLPMEIVREGISRLAPAKKRHHEAATAMLTTDEWPKEAAAQFEANGTTYAVGGMCKGAAMIHPNMATMLAYLTTDAPVARDFLHATLKRVVDDSFHMISVDGDTSTNDTVLVLANGAAGGPEIDGGAAGAALESALRAVAVFLAKEIVRNAEGATKVFGVEVRGAASLDAARTIGRSVASSSLVKTAVLGSDPNWGRIMCAAGYSGVDFDPDKSSLWLEDILLFHNGTPTDFDEDAASALLDKKQSMFILDLADGDATSTAWGCDLTTEYVIFNSDYRT; encoded by the coding sequence ATGGCTGAAGAACTCGCGGAAGGACTGGTTGCCGGGGGCGCAACACGCCCTGCCGGATTCCTCGCAGACGGTGTCTTCTGTGGCATCAAAGAGTACGATGCAAGTCTTGAGAAACGCGACGTGGGGTGCCTGGTCTCCGAACGGCCTGCGACCGTGGCCGGGGTTTACACGAAAAACAAGGTGAAGGCCGCGCCAGTACTCCTCGACCAGGAGCGCATGCAGCGCGGGACAACCCGCGGCATTGTGTACTGCAGCGGCAATGCCAACGCCTGCACCGGCGACCAGGGCATGGCGAACGCTCGGGAAATGACGGCACTGCTGGCAGCTCAGGTCGGGGTGGACGCCGAAGACATTCTCGTCTGCTCAACCGGCCTGATCGGCCACCAACTGCCCATGGAAATTGTTCGGGAGGGTATCAGTCGGCTTGCGCCGGCCAAAAAGCGCCACCATGAAGCGGCAACGGCTATGTTGACCACTGATGAGTGGCCCAAAGAAGCCGCGGCCCAGTTTGAAGCCAACGGCACCACCTATGCGGTGGGCGGCATGTGCAAAGGCGCGGCCATGATACATCCCAACATGGCGACCATGCTCGCGTACCTCACCACAGACGCCCCGGTCGCCAGAGACTTTCTGCATGCGACGTTGAAGCGGGTCGTGGATGATTCTTTCCATATGATTAGCGTGGATGGCGATACTTCCACCAACGATACGGTGCTGGTCCTGGCAAACGGGGCTGCCGGGGGACCGGAAATCGACGGCGGCGCGGCCGGCGCAGCTCTTGAGAGCGCCTTGCGCGCGGTTGCAGTTTTCCTGGCTAAGGAAATCGTACGCAATGCAGAAGGCGCCACCAAGGTCTTCGGCGTTGAGGTGCGCGGTGCGGCCTCTTTGGACGCCGCCCGCACTATAGGCCGCAGTGTGGCGAGCTCCAGCTTGGTAAAGACCGCGGTGCTCGGCTCCGACCCGAATTGGGGGCGTATCATGTGCGCGGCAGGCTACAGCGGCGTGGACTTCGACCCTGACAAGTCATCGCTCTGGCTGGAAGACATTCTCCTCTTCCACAACGGCACGCCCACGGACTTCGACGAGGACGCTGCCTCCGCACTTTTAGATAAGAAACAGTCGATGTTCATCCTCGACCTGGCGGACGGCGACGCCACCTCCACCGCCTGGGGCTGCGATCTCACTACCGAATACGTCATCTTCAACAGCGACTACCGCACGTGA
- a CDS encoding MBL fold metallo-hydrolase, translating to MRDIPLLGPFAIAPGVHQLRALGARVTVLQAHDGVVLVDAGSRGSLQAIKAGLRALGIALEQVRLIALTHSHPDHAGGLAELAEATSAPVAIHRTEAGIICGDEPAPSFLRREALPQVPSAVSFINSAPVMVQYPLEDCEYLPEIEQVRVIHTPGHTQGSICFYVEPAKLLIVGDALQYRFRKLQYPSWLFTRDPELARESLAKLLDVDFTTICFSHFPPIRENAREMLAAFLDDGKE from the coding sequence GTGCGGGACATCCCACTGTTAGGACCATTCGCAATCGCGCCCGGTGTGCATCAATTGCGCGCACTGGGAGCGCGCGTCACCGTGCTGCAAGCCCATGACGGGGTTGTGCTGGTAGACGCAGGCAGTCGCGGCAGCCTGCAAGCCATCAAGGCTGGCTTGAGAGCGCTCGGCATTGCGCTGGAACAAGTGCGGCTCATTGCCTTGACTCACAGTCACCCCGATCATGCCGGGGGCCTGGCGGAACTTGCTGAAGCAACCAGCGCGCCAGTGGCGATCCACCGCACTGAAGCCGGGATTATTTGCGGCGACGAACCTGCGCCCAGCTTCTTGCGCCGCGAAGCGCTCCCACAAGTGCCTTCCGCCGTCTCTTTCATAAACAGTGCTCCGGTAATGGTACAATACCCCCTCGAAGACTGCGAGTATCTACCTGAAATCGAGCAGGTTCGCGTCATCCATACGCCCGGCCACACACAAGGGAGCATCTGCTTCTACGTGGAGCCGGCGAAATTGCTCATAGTCGGCGATGCGCTGCAATATCGATTCCGCAAGCTGCAATACCCTTCGTGGCTCTTTACCCGCGACCCCGAACTCGCTCGCGAATCGCTCGCCAAACTGCTCGACGTGGACTTTACCACCATCTGCTTTAGCCACTTCCCGCCAATCAGGGAAAACGCGCGGGAAATGCTTGCGGCATTCCTCGACGATGGGAAAGAGTGA